A region of Candidatus Aramenus sp. CH1 DNA encodes the following proteins:
- the carB gene encoding carbamoyl-phosphate synthase (glutamine-hydrolyzing) large subunit codes for MVEKVLVIGSGPIKIAEAAEFDYSGSQALKALKEEGISTILLNSNVATVQTSYKIADKIYMQPVTWWSAERVIEQERPDAIMIGFGGQTALNVGVDLYKRGIFQKYGVKVLGTPIEGIERALSREKFRETMIQVGLPVPPSLSARSEEEALKKAKEIGYPVMVRVSFNLGGRGSIVAWDEETLKKNIGRALSQSYIHEVLIEKYLHHWKELEYEVMRDKKGNSAVIACIENLDPMGVHTGESTVIAPCQTLDNYEFQKMRTQSVEVAKSIDLIGECNVQFALDPKSYNSYVIETNPRMSRSSALASKATGYPLAYVSAKLALGYTLEEVINKVSGSTCACFEPSLDYVVIKIPRWDLQKFEEVENSLASEMKSVGEVMSIGRSFEEAIQKAIRMLDIGEPGLVGGRVYNSYTTKQEMLEKLKNRYPYWFLYAAKAFQLGATVDEVYEVTGVDKFFLEKIRKVVEFYEGLKKHKALTKDILEEAKRLGLSDEQIAQALSARPEDVTKKRLELNLLPKVKQIDTLAGEWPAVTNYLYLTYSGQEDDIEFSESPNKLLVIGAGGFRIGVSVEFDWGVVSLHDAASKYFDEVAILNYNPETVSTDWDVAKKLYFDEISVERIIDLIKKEKFRYVATFSAGQIGNSIAKSLEDNGIQLFGTAGRSVDVAEDREKFSALLDKLGLGQPPWTSARSMEEVKKFVDSVGYPVIIRPSYVLSGSAMAIAYNESELIEFLGKAKVSTKYPVVVSKFLDNAIEAEIDAISDGKGAIGTVLEHVEEAGVHSGDATMSIPYRQLRDDVVREMKESALRLAREIGIKGPFNLQFVVKDNYPYIIELNLRASRSMPFTSKAKGVNLIEKAVDGIFKGLGLDEFYDPPSKAWAVKSPQFSWAQLKGAYPFLGPEMRSTGEAASFGFTFHEALLKSWLSSSPNKTPSQGKVAIVYGKGNKDYLKATAENLSKVGLEVHTLSSFEADGFEGKSEKDLIKEITSGKVDIVVTNGYLKGVDYELRRTAVDYNVPIVLNARLGYELSRSFALPSLTFYEMRAYGGGV; via the coding sequence GTGGTGGAGAAGGTACTAGTCATCGGGTCTGGTCCAATAAAGATAGCCGAGGCAGCGGAGTTCGACTACAGCGGTAGTCAAGCGCTTAAGGCACTAAAGGAGGAGGGAATTTCGACTATCCTCTTAAACTCCAACGTGGCTACGGTACAGACAAGCTACAAAATAGCCGACAAGATATACATGCAACCTGTTACGTGGTGGTCGGCTGAAAGGGTAATAGAGCAAGAAAGGCCAGATGCGATAATGATAGGCTTTGGAGGGCAGACCGCCCTCAACGTAGGGGTAGACCTATACAAGAGGGGCATCTTCCAGAAGTACGGAGTGAAGGTATTGGGAACGCCAATTGAAGGGATAGAGAGGGCACTGAGCAGGGAGAAGTTCAGGGAGACCATGATTCAAGTGGGTCTCCCAGTCCCACCTTCACTCTCCGCGAGGTCCGAGGAAGAGGCGCTAAAGAAAGCCAAGGAAATAGGCTACCCCGTCATGGTAAGAGTAAGCTTTAACTTGGGCGGTAGGGGTTCCATAGTAGCCTGGGACGAGGAGACGCTCAAGAAGAACATTGGGAGGGCCCTCTCGCAAAGCTACATCCACGAGGTGCTAATAGAGAAGTACCTCCACCACTGGAAGGAACTGGAGTACGAGGTAATGAGGGACAAGAAGGGAAACTCCGCGGTAATAGCGTGCATAGAGAACTTGGATCCCATGGGCGTCCACACCGGGGAGTCCACGGTAATAGCCCCCTGCCAGACCTTGGACAACTACGAGTTCCAGAAGATGAGGACGCAGAGCGTAGAGGTAGCGAAGTCCATTGACTTGATAGGCGAATGCAACGTCCAGTTCGCGTTAGATCCAAAGAGCTATAACAGCTACGTCATAGAGACCAACCCAAGGATGTCTAGGTCAAGCGCCCTCGCGAGTAAGGCAACTGGTTACCCACTGGCTTACGTCTCCGCTAAGCTCGCCCTCGGCTACACGCTGGAGGAGGTAATAAACAAGGTCTCCGGCTCCACGTGTGCCTGCTTCGAGCCGAGCCTAGACTACGTAGTCATTAAGATACCTAGGTGGGACCTTCAGAAGTTTGAAGAAGTGGAAAACAGCCTAGCCTCTGAGATGAAAAGCGTAGGAGAAGTAATGAGCATAGGGAGGTCATTCGAGGAGGCGATCCAGAAGGCGATAAGGATGCTGGACATAGGCGAACCCGGTCTAGTAGGAGGAAGGGTCTACAACTCTTACACGACTAAGCAGGAGATGTTGGAGAAGCTGAAGAACAGGTACCCCTACTGGTTCCTGTACGCCGCAAAGGCTTTCCAGCTAGGGGCCACGGTGGACGAAGTTTACGAAGTAACTGGGGTTGACAAGTTCTTCCTCGAGAAGATTAGAAAGGTAGTGGAGTTCTACGAAGGCCTCAAGAAGCACAAGGCCCTCACCAAGGACATCCTAGAGGAGGCAAAGAGGTTGGGCCTTAGCGACGAGCAGATAGCCCAAGCATTATCTGCGAGGCCAGAAGACGTAACCAAGAAGAGGCTAGAGCTGAACCTGTTGCCAAAGGTAAAGCAGATAGACACGTTGGCTGGAGAGTGGCCCGCTGTCACCAACTACTTGTATCTAACGTATAGTGGACAAGAAGACGACATAGAGTTCTCAGAGTCCCCCAATAAGCTACTCGTGATAGGAGCGGGAGGGTTCAGGATAGGCGTGTCAGTTGAGTTCGACTGGGGAGTTGTGTCGTTACACGACGCCGCCTCCAAGTACTTTGACGAGGTCGCCATACTGAACTACAACCCCGAGACGGTGTCAACTGACTGGGACGTTGCAAAGAAGCTGTACTTTGACGAAATTTCCGTGGAGAGGATAATAGACTTAATCAAGAAGGAGAAGTTCAGGTACGTCGCCACCTTCTCTGCAGGCCAAATAGGCAACTCCATAGCCAAGTCCCTAGAGGACAACGGAATACAACTCTTCGGTACTGCAGGGAGGAGCGTTGACGTTGCGGAGGATAGGGAAAAGTTCTCTGCCCTCCTGGACAAGTTAGGCCTCGGGCAACCTCCCTGGACCTCAGCTAGGTCAATGGAGGAGGTGAAGAAGTTCGTGGACTCAGTAGGTTACCCCGTGATAATAAGGCCAAGTTACGTGTTAAGCGGTTCAGCTATGGCGATTGCCTACAACGAGAGCGAGCTGATAGAGTTCCTAGGTAAAGCTAAGGTGTCCACTAAGTACCCTGTGGTCGTCTCAAAGTTCCTTGATAACGCCATCGAGGCAGAGATAGACGCAATAAGCGACGGGAAGGGAGCAATAGGCACTGTGCTGGAGCACGTTGAGGAGGCGGGGGTTCACAGCGGAGACGCCACAATGTCAATACCCTATAGGCAGTTGAGGGATGACGTGGTAAGGGAGATGAAGGAATCCGCCTTAAGGCTGGCTAGGGAAATAGGGATTAAAGGTCCCTTCAACCTCCAGTTCGTGGTAAAGGACAACTACCCCTACATAATAGAGCTGAACTTGAGGGCAAGTAGGTCAATGCCCTTTACCAGTAAGGCGAAGGGGGTTAACTTAATAGAGAAGGCAGTAGACGGTATATTCAAGGGACTAGGGTTAGACGAGTTCTACGACCCGCCTTCAAAGGCATGGGCAGTGAAGTCGCCACAGTTCTCCTGGGCTCAGCTCAAGGGAGCTTACCCGTTCCTTGGACCCGAGATGAGGAGCACCGGGGAAGCGGCGTCCTTTGGCTTTACCTTCCACGAGGCGTTACTGAAGAGCTGGCTCTCGTCCTCTCCAAATAAGACGCCATCTCAGGGAAAGGTGGCAATAGTCTACGGGAAGGGGAACAAGGACTACTTAAAAGCCACTGCAGAGAACCTCTCAAAGGTAGGGCTAGAGGTACATACCCTCTCCAGCTTCGAAGCTGACGGCTTTGAAGGGAAGAGCGAAAAAGACTTGATAAAGGAGATCACCTCAGGAAAGGTGGACATAGTGGTGACCAACGGTTACTTAAAGGGAGTCGACTACGAGTTGAGGAGGACTGCCGTAGACTACAACGTGCCCATAGTCCTCAACGCGAGGCTTGGCTACGAGCTCTCAAGGTCGTTTGCCTTGCCATCCCTCACCTTTTACGAGATGAGAGCTTATGGAGGTGGTGTGTGA
- the carA gene encoding glutamine-hydrolyzing carbamoyl-phosphate synthase small subunit → MTLCKRGYKGYLYLEDGTLIEGCGFGARGVRAGEVVFTTSMNGYPESLTDPSYKGQVLVITHPLVGNYGVPKKEYENGILKNFESERIQVEGLVVTEETDPNKWNSSKSLHEWLQEEGVPGLSNVDTRMIVKRVRTKGTMMGVITSGYELENPQRFLEKKYDEIDFTQFTSPKSPIVHPNNGKTIVLVDCGIKHGILYELYSRGFTIVRVPCNFSADQIMDYMPDGVVFGNGPGNPNLKLELVNAVREVLEYKLPVMGICLGHQAVTLALGGKVRKMKYGHRAINKPVVDLTDNKCYISTHNHGYGVYKEDVPSSMKPWFYNPDDGVIEGMYHEKLPIITTQFHPEARPGPNDVTWVFDKFKKMVR, encoded by the coding sequence ATGACGTTATGCAAGAGGGGCTATAAGGGTTACCTCTACTTGGAGGACGGGACTTTAATAGAGGGATGCGGCTTCGGGGCAAGGGGAGTGAGGGCGGGGGAGGTGGTCTTTACAACATCAATGAACGGCTATCCAGAGAGCCTCACTGACCCCTCCTACAAGGGACAGGTACTGGTAATCACCCACCCCCTTGTGGGAAACTACGGCGTGCCAAAGAAGGAGTACGAAAACGGTATTCTGAAGAACTTCGAGTCAGAGAGGATACAAGTGGAGGGACTAGTGGTGACAGAGGAGACAGATCCCAACAAGTGGAACTCATCCAAGTCCCTCCATGAGTGGCTACAAGAGGAGGGAGTCCCTGGACTCTCTAACGTTGACACGAGGATGATAGTTAAGAGGGTGAGAACCAAGGGGACTATGATGGGGGTCATAACCAGTGGATACGAATTGGAGAACCCACAGAGGTTCTTGGAGAAGAAGTACGACGAGATCGACTTCACCCAGTTCACCTCCCCCAAGTCACCTATAGTGCACCCAAATAACGGAAAGACGATCGTACTAGTGGACTGTGGCATAAAGCACGGCATACTTTACGAGCTCTACTCCAGGGGCTTCACAATCGTAAGGGTTCCATGTAACTTCTCTGCTGACCAGATTATGGACTACATGCCCGATGGAGTGGTGTTTGGCAACGGTCCCGGGAACCCCAACCTAAAGCTAGAGCTAGTTAACGCCGTAAGGGAGGTGCTGGAGTACAAGCTTCCCGTAATGGGTATCTGCCTAGGTCATCAGGCTGTTACCTTGGCCCTCGGCGGGAAAGTGAGGAAAATGAAGTACGGGCATAGGGCGATCAATAAGCCCGTAGTTGACTTGACAGACAACAAGTGCTACATCTCTACTCATAACCACGGTTACGGGGTATACAAGGAGGACGTACCCTCCTCGATGAAGCCGTGGTTCTACAACCCCGACGACGGGGTTATAGAAGGTATGTACCACGAGAAGTTGCCCATCATCACGACCCAGTTCCACCCAGAGGCCCGGCCGGGGCCAAACGACGTAACATGGGTCTTTGATAAGTTCAAGAAGATGGTGAGGTAA
- the argH gene encoding argininosuccinate lyase, giving the protein MLYRKWGSKEDAVIKYTSSVDSDHAILEQVKEVMEAHVVELYLDGVISKKTARDILFAVKEFKEIKQGYEDVHEALEDHILTKVGEEGGWVGMGRSRNDHVATALRLKMREEILEILEGLLELRKVVLNKAMEHKITLFPSFTHLQPAQPTTFAHYLMYVEEEISSRWGVIFSVLKTLNRSPLGSGAIVGTNVKLNRKREAEMLGFDGVIVNTISATSSRADMISAIAELTTLMVSLSRVAEDLIFLSSSFVGYLRLPDSQVSTSSLMPQKRNAVTMEVLRAKGGECVGTLTSIMAMYKGLPSGYDLDLQEMNAYYWKCTSIVKATIEVLKDLFQGIQVVKKDLDSSTLATDEAERLALNGKPYRQAYFEVKEMVLSDKFTSKITPEESVKLKAVTGSPNPQILEEDLKDAIARLERDSKSLDDYENLILSKIGQLRVVEDDVMQEGL; this is encoded by the coding sequence ATGCTGTACAGGAAGTGGGGGTCAAAGGAAGACGCTGTAATTAAGTACACCTCCTCCGTTGACTCAGACCACGCTATCCTGGAACAAGTCAAGGAAGTCATGGAGGCCCACGTCGTAGAGCTGTACCTGGACGGAGTCATAAGCAAAAAGACCGCAAGGGACATACTGTTTGCCGTAAAGGAATTCAAGGAAATAAAGCAAGGTTACGAGGACGTACACGAGGCACTTGAGGATCACATCCTTACCAAGGTAGGGGAGGAAGGCGGATGGGTCGGGATGGGGAGATCCAGGAACGACCACGTCGCTACTGCATTGAGGTTGAAAATGAGGGAGGAGATCCTTGAGATCCTTGAGGGCCTACTGGAGTTGAGGAAAGTTGTCTTGAATAAGGCAATGGAACACAAGATCACTTTGTTCCCTTCCTTTACTCACCTTCAACCCGCCCAGCCCACCACCTTCGCCCACTACCTCATGTACGTGGAGGAGGAGATAAGCTCTAGGTGGGGAGTCATCTTTAGCGTACTTAAGACGTTGAACAGGTCCCCACTAGGGTCTGGGGCAATCGTAGGTACTAACGTTAAGCTCAACAGGAAGAGGGAGGCGGAAATGTTGGGCTTTGACGGGGTAATCGTTAACACCATAAGCGCCACGTCGTCTAGGGCAGACATGATCTCGGCAATAGCGGAACTAACGACCCTCATGGTGTCCCTTAGCAGGGTAGCTGAGGACTTGATATTCCTCTCCTCCTCCTTCGTGGGGTACTTAAGGCTACCAGACTCACAGGTAAGTACCAGTAGCTTGATGCCGCAGAAGAGGAACGCAGTTACCATGGAAGTCTTAAGGGCAAAGGGAGGCGAGTGCGTGGGAACTCTAACCTCCATCATGGCCATGTATAAGGGGCTTCCTTCAGGTTACGACTTAGACCTACAAGAGATGAACGCATACTACTGGAAGTGCACCTCCATCGTCAAGGCCACGATAGAAGTCCTCAAAGACCTCTTCCAAGGTATCCAGGTGGTCAAGAAGGACTTAGATAGTTCTACGTTGGCAACTGACGAAGCTGAAAGGTTGGCCTTAAATGGAAAACCTTATAGGCAGGCTTACTTTGAGGTTAAGGAAATGGTTCTCAGCGATAAGTTTACAAGTAAGATAACCCCTGAGGAATCGGTGAAGCTCAAGGCAGTCACCGGTTCTCCGAACCCCCAAATCTTGGAGGAAGACCTTAAGGACGCCATCGCCAGACTCGAGAGGGACTCGAAGTCCTTGGACGACTACGAGAACTTGATCCTGAGCAAAATTGGTCAGCTTAGGGTGGTGGAAGATGACGTTATGCAAGAGGGGCTATAA
- a CDS encoding argininosuccinate synthase produces MKIVLAYSGGLDTTVAIRWLKETFNADVVTVSVDVGQSDDFKKLEERAYLAGAVKHYTIDAKEEFAKRFIAQDVIMNGLYEDVYPLSTALARPLIAEKIVEVAKKEVTEYVAHGSTSKGNDQVRFDLAIKATMPNAKIIAPARIWKMTREDEVKYARERGIPIKVESTKYSIDENLWGRSIEGDEIADPSVEVPEEAFEWTRRVKQGKLRLSVEFDRGIPTRVNGEKMSLVELVKFLNSEVGKYGFGRVEHLENRIVGFKSRENYEVPAALVLISAHKDLEKTAYTPLELRFKKVADAQWADLVYQGLWYEPLRETLQLVGEQMNKWVSGEVKVEIEGNGMRILGRDSKYSPYSDKIASYNKGWYPTDEMARGFIEIWGLQSLLTRQVRYG; encoded by the coding sequence ATGAAAATAGTCTTAGCTTACTCGGGTGGTTTAGACACAACAGTAGCCATAAGGTGGTTGAAGGAAACCTTCAACGCTGACGTTGTGACAGTCAGTGTAGATGTGGGACAGAGTGACGATTTTAAGAAGCTCGAAGAAAGGGCGTACCTTGCAGGCGCAGTTAAGCACTACACTATTGACGCAAAGGAAGAGTTTGCAAAAAGGTTCATTGCACAAGACGTTATAATGAACGGTTTATACGAGGACGTTTACCCATTGTCAACCGCCTTAGCAAGGCCACTAATCGCCGAGAAGATTGTGGAGGTGGCCAAGAAGGAGGTAACAGAATACGTGGCGCACGGTTCCACCTCAAAGGGGAACGACCAAGTTAGGTTTGACCTCGCCATAAAGGCCACAATGCCCAACGCGAAGATAATCGCGCCAGCTAGGATATGGAAGATGACGAGGGAGGACGAGGTAAAGTACGCTAGAGAGAGGGGCATCCCGATCAAGGTGGAGAGCACAAAGTACAGCATTGACGAGAACTTGTGGGGGAGGAGCATAGAGGGGGACGAAATTGCCGACCCTAGCGTCGAGGTACCAGAAGAGGCCTTCGAGTGGACGAGGAGGGTAAAGCAGGGCAAGTTGAGGTTATCGGTCGAGTTCGACCGCGGAATTCCGACTAGGGTAAACGGGGAGAAGATGTCGCTCGTGGAATTAGTGAAGTTCCTAAACAGCGAAGTTGGTAAGTACGGGTTTGGAAGGGTTGAACACTTAGAGAACAGGATAGTCGGTTTCAAGTCCAGGGAAAACTACGAGGTTCCAGCTGCCCTCGTCCTCATATCTGCCCACAAGGACCTCGAGAAGACAGCGTACACCCCCCTTGAGCTGAGGTTCAAGAAGGTCGCCGACGCCCAGTGGGCTGACTTAGTTTACCAAGGGCTGTGGTACGAACCGCTCAGGGAGACCCTTCAGTTGGTTGGAGAGCAGATGAACAAGTGGGTTTCAGGCGAAGTAAAGGTAGAGATTGAAGGAAACGGAATGAGGATCCTTGGGAGGGATTCAAAGTACTCCCCATACTCCGACAAGATTGCGAGCTACAACAAGGGCTGGTACCCAACTGACGAGATGGCGAGGGGGTTCATAGAAATATGGGGACTGCAATCCCTGCTGACGAGGCAAGTGAGGTACGGCTAG
- a CDS encoding ribbon-helix-helix domain-containing protein: MRKVISVRLKEDVLREIDEKCQALGVDSRTEFIKKALEYFVQTRKKF; encoded by the coding sequence ATGCGAAAGGTGATTAGCGTTAGACTGAAAGAAGACGTATTAAGGGAAATAGATGAAAAGTGTCAAGCACTAGGTGTGGACAGTAGGACTGAGTTCATAAAAAAAGCTCTGGAATACTTCGTTCAAACTAGGAAGAAGTTTTAA
- the purM gene encoding phosphoribosylformylglycinamidine cyclo-ligase, with product MVTKYSDAGVDIGKQRELHSKIAEMILSTYKNTVVGAGHYSGVVRVGTQNIAIHVDGVGTKTVLSLKTGIYEPIGVDCVAMNVNDLVSVGARPVALVDYLALERPMEDVVEQLIKGLVKGAKESDAEVVGGETAIMQGVVNGYDIACTAIGVVDSPKLGNEVRPGDVVLGLGSNGVHANGFSLVRKLIDEGKLSLKDWGEELMKPTKIYVKEILAVLDKVKAVAHVTGGSFTKLRRVTKYGLELRMPEPQEVFKEIEKAGVPHDEMYRVFNMGVGMVVFTDIENAEVLKNFLSRYHEVFELGKVTEGDKIKIITYKNEILYL from the coding sequence CTGGTGACCAAGTACTCTGACGCAGGGGTGGACATAGGGAAGCAGAGGGAACTCCACTCTAAGATAGCGGAAATGATCTTGTCCACCTACAAAAACACCGTAGTGGGAGCAGGCCACTACTCAGGGGTAGTGAGGGTAGGGACGCAGAACATAGCCATTCACGTGGACGGAGTGGGCACAAAGACCGTCCTCTCCCTAAAGACCGGGATATACGAGCCCATTGGCGTGGACTGCGTTGCAATGAACGTCAACGACCTGGTCTCAGTTGGGGCAAGACCGGTGGCGTTGGTTGACTACCTAGCGCTCGAGAGACCAATGGAAGACGTGGTAGAGCAGTTGATTAAGGGCCTGGTCAAGGGGGCTAAGGAGTCCGACGCTGAGGTAGTCGGGGGAGAGACGGCAATAATGCAGGGGGTCGTAAACGGCTACGACATCGCATGCACTGCCATTGGCGTCGTTGATTCCCCAAAGCTGGGAAATGAGGTGAGGCCAGGGGACGTGGTGCTAGGTCTAGGGAGCAACGGCGTCCATGCAAACGGCTTTTCGCTCGTCAGGAAGTTAATAGACGAGGGTAAGCTCTCGCTGAAGGACTGGGGAGAGGAGCTGATGAAGCCGACGAAGATCTACGTTAAGGAGATCCTCGCAGTCCTTGACAAGGTTAAGGCAGTCGCACACGTCACTGGAGGTTCCTTTACCAAGCTCAGGAGGGTGACCAAATACGGGCTTGAGCTGAGGATGCCGGAACCACAGGAGGTCTTTAAGGAAATAGAGAAGGCAGGGGTACCTCACGACGAGATGTACAGAGTGTTCAACATGGGGGTGGGAATGGTGGTATTTACTGATATAGAGAACGCGGAAGTTCTTAAAAACTTTTTATCGAGATACCATGAAGTTTTTGAGTTAGGTAAAGTAACTGAGGGTGATAAGATAAAAATTATTACGTATAAGAACGAAATTCTCTACCTATAG
- the purD gene encoding phosphoribosylamine--glycine ligase, whose protein sequence is MKVLLIGDGARENSLAFSIAKSGRYQLYAFSSYVNPGIKENVDKTNGKYFVGNILSKDEVKKVVSQVSPDFGVIGPEDPLFNGAANAFREEGIPVVGPSSKASTIEKSKVWMRNLMWKYNIPGRLRYRAFNNLADAAKFVEEYGGSIAIKPSEQVGGKGVKVVADIQAYLSHEKRRAASRSVDEIGKLVKDEVKIIIEEKVDGPEYTLHVLTDGRSFLPLPLAQDYKHAYQDGIGPETGGMGSISGPGYTLPFINEEEYNATFEIVKQTAEAIKKETGDEYVGFISGQMMLTELWGPTVIEFYSRLGDPEASAIVPRITSDFGEILELAATGRLNKAKLKVDPRPSIVRAIAPLGYPLNRDLAKGKEISLDLPKMKEIGCQAFFGAVALEGGKLVTTGSRAMELVAVDDTYEGAVKKLDLCTSLVSSNAKLVYRTDIGRTIEEQVEKAEIVRYSYKDRIKRGVLGVSADWSPNGGLW, encoded by the coding sequence ATGAAAGTCCTACTCATAGGCGACGGTGCCAGGGAGAACTCCCTGGCGTTCTCCATAGCCAAGTCCGGGAGATACCAGCTATACGCCTTTTCCTCTTACGTAAACCCTGGGATAAAGGAGAACGTGGACAAGACCAACGGTAAGTACTTCGTGGGCAATATCCTGTCAAAGGATGAGGTGAAGAAAGTAGTATCTCAAGTTAGCCCAGACTTCGGAGTCATAGGCCCAGAGGACCCGCTCTTCAACGGAGCTGCCAACGCCTTCAGGGAAGAGGGAATACCTGTAGTGGGGCCCTCAAGCAAGGCGTCGACAATAGAGAAGTCGAAGGTGTGGATGAGGAACCTCATGTGGAAGTACAACATCCCAGGGAGGCTCAGGTATAGGGCGTTCAACAACTTAGCGGACGCGGCGAAGTTCGTAGAGGAGTACGGCGGCTCAATAGCAATTAAACCTTCAGAGCAGGTAGGCGGTAAGGGGGTTAAGGTAGTCGCCGACATCCAGGCTTATCTCTCCCACGAGAAGAGGAGAGCCGCAAGCAGGAGCGTCGACGAGATAGGGAAGTTGGTGAAGGATGAGGTGAAAATAATAATAGAGGAAAAAGTGGACGGCCCAGAGTACACCCTCCACGTCCTCACTGACGGGCGTAGCTTCCTGCCCTTGCCACTGGCTCAAGACTACAAGCACGCCTACCAGGACGGCATAGGGCCAGAAACTGGGGGGATGGGTTCCATCTCAGGCCCAGGCTATACGTTACCCTTTATCAACGAGGAGGAGTACAATGCCACCTTCGAGATAGTGAAGCAGACTGCAGAGGCCATAAAGAAGGAGACCGGAGACGAATACGTGGGATTTATATCTGGTCAAATGATGCTAACGGAGCTATGGGGGCCAACGGTCATAGAGTTCTACTCCAGGCTGGGCGACCCGGAGGCCTCAGCGATTGTTCCCAGGATAACCAGCGACTTTGGGGAAATCCTGGAGCTGGCAGCTACAGGGAGGTTAAACAAGGCAAAGCTTAAGGTGGATCCGAGGCCTTCCATAGTTAGGGCCATCGCCCCCTTGGGCTACCCGCTAAACAGGGACCTGGCAAAGGGAAAGGAGATCTCCTTGGACTTGCCCAAAATGAAGGAGATTGGTTGCCAAGCGTTCTTTGGGGCAGTAGCCCTAGAGGGAGGAAAGCTCGTAACCACTGGCTCCAGGGCTATGGAGCTTGTGGCCGTGGACGATACGTACGAGGGGGCAGTGAAGAAGCTGGACTTGTGCACTTCCCTCGTGTCGTCAAACGCGAAGCTTGTATACCGCACAGACATAGGCAGGACGATAGAGGAACAAGTGGAGAAGGCGGAGATAGTGAGGTACTCGTACAAAGACAGGATAAAGAGGGGGGTCCTCGGAGTATCGGCTGACTGGTCTCCAAACGGTGGTCTCTGGTGA
- a CDS encoding amidophosphoribosyltransferase: MAGIVGVFAFDKVWNVSKFLYYALIGLQHRGYSSSGVVLLNGEFYKHREDKSPEDLRFNGEGWAGIGYTGKERAYPVVYEDVAVAVDGVLKNPEALRGLSKDPEKTLSELEGAFSLVAITREGQMIAYRDESGLKPLSLGGFGFDMAIVSSENVAINVIGGEARREISPGEMVIVDKYYIDSKRLKEPRRNYCAIDYVYQSRIDGKVNERDIYALRVRIGEQLAKERPIQGDTVIGVPDTALPFAVGYSRATGIPMDLGFTRTGSPIRTMLAQDSFLKVVGVQLKLNVVKSAVFGKRVILIDDSMVTGLTLKNTVMSLRRAGAKEVHVLIGSPKLVSHCPYGVDVPKSSDLIAANLSDEEIAKVIGANSIYWLSLKGIYEVIGINTICVGCMVGRYPKVM; the protein is encoded by the coding sequence ATGGCTGGGATAGTAGGAGTGTTCGCGTTTGACAAGGTATGGAACGTCTCCAAGTTTTTGTACTACGCCTTAATAGGCCTACAGCACAGGGGCTACTCCTCCAGTGGGGTAGTGCTACTAAACGGGGAATTCTACAAGCACAGGGAAGACAAGTCACCTGAAGACTTGAGGTTCAACGGCGAGGGATGGGCTGGAATAGGCTACACCGGAAAGGAAAGGGCATACCCAGTGGTCTACGAGGACGTGGCTGTTGCCGTGGACGGAGTATTGAAGAACCCAGAGGCCTTAAGGGGGTTGTCAAAGGACCCTGAGAAGACGCTCTCTGAGCTAGAGGGAGCATTCTCGCTTGTGGCCATAACTAGGGAAGGGCAGATGATAGCCTACAGGGACGAGAGCGGTCTGAAGCCCTTGAGCTTGGGAGGATTTGGCTTTGACATGGCAATCGTGTCGTCGGAGAACGTGGCTATCAACGTGATAGGCGGGGAGGCGAGGAGGGAGATTTCCCCTGGGGAGATGGTAATAGTTGACAAGTACTACATAGACTCTAAGAGGTTGAAGGAACCTAGGAGGAACTACTGCGCAATAGACTATGTCTATCAGTCCAGAATAGACGGCAAGGTAAACGAGAGGGACATATACGCTTTGAGGGTTAGAATAGGAGAACAGCTAGCCAAGGAGAGGCCCATACAAGGAGACACGGTTATAGGAGTGCCGGACACAGCGTTGCCGTTTGCAGTTGGTTATTCTAGGGCAACCGGTATACCTATGGACTTAGGGTTCACGAGGACCGGTAGCCCAATAAGGACGATGCTGGCGCAGGACAGCTTCCTTAAGGTCGTTGGGGTTCAGCTGAAGCTTAACGTGGTGAAGTCAGCGGTGTTCGGCAAGAGGGTTATCTTGATAGACGACTCCATGGTCACGGGGCTCACGTTGAAGAACACGGTAATGAGCTTAAGGAGGGCCGGGGCAAAGGAAGTCCACGTGTTGATAGGAAGCCCCAAGCTGGTCTCGCACTGCCCATACGGAGTTGACGTGCCCAAGTCCTCGGATCTAATAGCTGCTAACTTGAGCGACGAGGAAATAGCCAAGGTCATCGGAGCCAACTCAATATATTGGCTAAGCTTGAAGGGGATTTACGAGGTGATAGGTATTAACACAATATGCGTTGGGTGTATGGTGGGGAGGTACCCGAAGGTGATGTGA